The Thalassotalea sediminis genome includes the window ACCCTTCTGAATAATCTGCTAACCATGCGCGATCAAGTACCGCCTTACCTTTGATGTGTCCACGTAAATAGGCTTTAGAAATTAACTCAGTCAAATTTTTGTAGCCAACATTATTCGTCGATATCACAACTAATCGCGATAATTCGTCACCGAGTTCTTCGCATTTTACCCAAAAGTCGCAGCCAATAATGGGTTTGATACCTGCACCATGACATGCATGATAGTACTTCACCAGTCCACATAAATTTGTTTGATCAGTCAATGCAATTGCGGGCATATTCATTTCTTCCGCCTTCGCAATGATAGGCTTAACTTTATTCAAACCATCTGACATTGAAAAGTCGCTATGCACACGCAAATGAATGAACTTAGGTGGAGAAAATGTGGATTGCAATTCTTGAGCTTCTGACATAAGTGGTTTTTATTATTATCTTATTTATTGAGTAACGCAGCTACAGGTTTGAAGCTTTTACGATAACAGTCTAGTACACCGAGTTCGACAATTTTTTCGAGGTGCACTTTAGTTGGGTAACCTTTATGTTTCGCAAATCCATAATCAGGGTACTGAGCATCTAATTCGATCATTTCTTGATCACGAGCGACTTTGGCGATAATAGAGGCCGCACTTATTTCCGCAACTCGTAAATCACCTTTAACAACAGATTGCGTAGAAATTTTTCCTGCTTCACCCAAAAATGTAGGACAACGATTGCCATCAACAAGCACATAATCTGGCTCTACTGATAGCCCTTGTACTGCACGCTGCATTGCAAGCATAGTCGCATGCAAAATATTTAACGTGTCAATTTCTTCAGGTGTCGCTCTACCGATATACCACGCAGTTGCTTTTTCTTTAATTTCATCAGATAGACGATTGCGCTTTTTTTCAGATAGTTTCTTTGAATCAGTTAAACCTTCGATGGGGTTTTCTGGATCAAGTATCACTGCAGCCGTAACAACGTCACCAACAAGCGGGCCTCGGCCAACTTCGTCTACACCCGCGATTCGATAAGCAACGGGATAAGTAAATGGCGGTAATTCAATTTTACTCATATTATTTTTCGCTTTCGCGTAAGTCTACAACAGCTTGGGCAGCCTGCTTACTCGCGTCGCATCGCAAACTTTGATGAATGTCAGTATAGGCCTGTGTTAGATCTTCTTGTGATTCATACAACCGTTCTTTTAAAAGCGGTAATAAGTTAGCTACCGACACTTGGCTTTGTAATAGCTCAGGCAGTAATGATTTATTGGCCAATAAATTAGGTAACGAAAACCATTTTAAATTAACAAAGCCTTTGAACATATGATAAGTAAAG containing:
- the rnhB gene encoding ribonuclease HII translates to MSKIELPPFTYPVAYRIAGVDEVGRGPLVGDVVTAAVILDPENPIEGLTDSKKLSEKKRNRLSDEIKEKATAWYIGRATPEEIDTLNILHATMLAMQRAVQGLSVEPDYVLVDGNRCPTFLGEAGKISTQSVVKGDLRVAEISAASIIAKVARDQEMIELDAQYPDYGFAKHKGYPTKVHLEKIVELGVLDCYRKSFKPVAALLNK